One window of Desulfarculus baarsii DSM 2075 genomic DNA carries:
- a CDS encoding response regulator translates to MKLSYQKMQALLVEGNKMALDTLEGYLEPFKFYRVWTAVGVDEAMLAIKDRPIDIIITGWKMQPISGLQLVEMARRRPELKDAPILLVADRRDKHLEKIGKDSGATAVIGHPITAKDVQRVVDEMLSKRIDPQHEQFLAHMEAARQAERRKKSAEAIEAYRQALELFEDETAMMALARLLRRAGDEDGATKLLFATLRANPDALKAYLELAMIYRGQSRLEDALKVMQAALGAAERLKHGGLTKASLYYYMGEIELQLKHLQKALGHFDLAMGELPDDVEMASNIGDALAGQGHYAESEQYYQKALELDPSLAHVYNRLGIAHRRQGKHDMALNLYRKALAFHPNDEHLLYNMARVHWELAEYQLASEVLTKALEINPELVEAQRLLGAALHRMGFQVTADGAPPEPGDD, encoded by the coding sequence TTGAAACTGTCTTACCAGAAAATGCAGGCGCTCCTGGTCGAGGGCAACAAAATGGCCCTCGACACCCTCGAAGGCTATCTGGAGCCGTTCAAGTTTTACCGGGTCTGGACGGCCGTGGGCGTGGATGAAGCCATGCTCGCCATCAAGGATCGGCCCATCGACATCATCATCACCGGTTGGAAGATGCAGCCCATCAGCGGCCTGCAACTGGTGGAGATGGCCCGCCGCCGGCCCGAACTCAAGGACGCGCCCATCCTGCTGGTGGCCGACCGCCGCGACAAGCACTTGGAGAAAATCGGCAAGGATTCCGGGGCCACGGCGGTCATCGGCCACCCCATCACCGCCAAGGACGTCCAGCGGGTGGTGGACGAGATGCTCTCCAAGCGGATCGACCCCCAGCACGAGCAGTTCCTGGCCCACATGGAGGCGGCCCGTCAGGCCGAACGCCGCAAAAAATCCGCCGAAGCCATCGAGGCCTATCGTCAGGCCCTGGAACTGTTCGAGGACGAAACGGCCATGATGGCCCTGGCCCGCCTGCTGCGGCGGGCCGGCGACGAAGACGGCGCCACGAAGTTGCTCTTCGCCACGCTGCGGGCCAACCCCGACGCCCTCAAGGCCTACCTGGAACTGGCCATGATCTATCGCGGCCAGAGCCGCCTGGAAGACGCCCTCAAGGTGATGCAGGCCGCCCTGGGCGCGGCCGAACGCCTCAAACACGGCGGGCTGACCAAGGCCAGCCTCTATTACTACATGGGCGAAATCGAGTTGCAGCTCAAGCATCTGCAAAAGGCCCTGGGCCACTTCGACCTGGCCATGGGCGAACTGCCCGACGACGTGGAAATGGCCAGCAACATCGGCGACGCCCTGGCCGGCCAGGGCCACTACGCCGAGTCCGAGCAGTATTACCAAAAGGCCCTGGAGCTCGACCCCAGCCTGGCCCACGTCTACAACCGCCTGGGCATCGCCCACCGCCGCCAGGGCAAGCACGACATGGCCCTGAACCTCTACCGCAAGGCCCTGGCCTTCCACCCCAACGACGAACACCTGCTCTACAACATGGCCCGGGTGCACTGGGAGTTGGCTGAATACCAACTGGCCTCCGAGGTGCTGACCAAGGCCCTGGAGATCAACCCCGAGTTGGTCGAGGCCCAGCGCCTGCTGGGCGCGGCCTTGCACAGGATGGGCTTCCAGGTCACCGCCGACGGCGCTCCCCCCGAGCCCGGCGACGACTGA